In one window of Methanosarcina vacuolata Z-761 DNA:
- a CDS encoding glycoside hydrolase family 57 protein yields MTSVCMYFQVHQPFRLRRFWPDDRSGFFRYFDERSNREIFERVARKCYIPTNTLLLDALDEHKGEFRFSLSVTGTLLEQCELWGKDALEGFRQMAETGSMEFLDETFYHSLSSLFEDKTEFIEEIKEHRELMFDLLGVKPKVFRNTELLYNNTIAKLVSGLGYRAILTEGADHMLEGRSPNVLYRAKGSGLPIIFRNYKLSDDIGYRFSARWWEGYPLTAEKWASWASGNNEDCVNIFMDYETFGEHQWEETGIFSFLKELPGEVLKTHLDFSTPLELVEKYSPVAEIDVGDFSTISWADMERDTSAWLGNDMQRRCFEEIKLLEPFVRKTEDPEILRIWKHLLTSDHYYYMCTKWLGDGDVHSYFSVHSTPFDAAVNFMAVLMDFKAQVFRKLRTIA; encoded by the coding sequence ATGACATCGGTTTGCATGTATTTCCAGGTACATCAGCCTTTCAGACTGCGCAGGTTCTGGCCTGATGACCGATCAGGGTTTTTCCGCTATTTTGACGAGAGAAGCAACAGGGAGATCTTTGAAAGAGTAGCCCGGAAATGTTACATTCCTACAAATACACTCCTCCTGGATGCTCTTGACGAACATAAAGGAGAATTCAGGTTTTCTCTTTCGGTTACCGGGACCCTGCTCGAACAATGTGAACTCTGGGGAAAAGATGCCCTCGAAGGCTTCCGGCAGATGGCGGAAACCGGATCAATGGAATTTCTGGACGAAACCTTTTATCATTCTCTTTCAAGTCTTTTTGAAGACAAAACCGAGTTTATTGAGGAGATAAAAGAACATAGAGAACTTATGTTTGACCTTCTGGGAGTTAAACCTAAGGTATTCCGGAATACCGAACTGCTTTACAATAACACTATAGCAAAGCTTGTTTCGGGTCTTGGGTACAGGGCGATCCTTACCGAAGGAGCGGACCATATGCTTGAGGGAAGGTCACCCAACGTACTTTACAGGGCAAAAGGTTCAGGGCTTCCTATTATCTTTAGAAATTACAAGTTGAGTGACGATATAGGATACAGGTTTTCTGCAAGGTGGTGGGAAGGGTATCCCCTGACTGCAGAGAAATGGGCCTCATGGGCTTCAGGGAATAATGAAGACTGCGTTAATATCTTTATGGACTATGAGACCTTCGGAGAGCATCAGTGGGAAGAAACCGGGATATTTTCCTTCCTGAAAGAACTTCCCGGGGAAGTGCTCAAGACTCACCTGGATTTCAGCACCCCTCTTGAGCTTGTCGAAAAATATTCCCCTGTAGCCGAGATCGATGTTGGGGACTTTTCCACAATTTCTTGGGCTGATATGGAACGCGATACAAGCGCATGGCTTGGAAACGACATGCAAAGGCGCTGCTTTGAAGAAATAAAGCTGCTTGAACCCTTTGTGAGGAAGACGGAGGACCCTGAAATCCTGCGTATATGGAAGCATCTGCTGACTTCGGACCATTACTACTATATGTGTACCAAATGGCTCGGAGATGGGGATGTACATTCATATTTCAGTGTCCATTCCACGCCTTTCGATGCAGCGGTTAATTTCATGGCTGTACTTATGGATTTCAAAGCACAGGTATTCAGAAAACTTCGCACAATAGCTTAA
- a CDS encoding glycoside hydrolase family 57 protein — MKAVCICMGVHLPYSPKWYWPVEGFFGVPEMDRYFDRNSIFSKFLKTSRQFLRLNDLIMESIERGGKYSFDLSGPFLGQCRWDPELLESFREFGENESVEFTGSCSYHSLSSLYPDLSWFKEEVLIYREMIRELLDITPKTFVNTEILYTERVETILTDLGYNCLIAEGSRNLMNGYDPVHVFENHLPTLLRHINLSEDLELRFSEKNWQGYPLIPEKFADWIASMEGDILTLYFNYTSLCFHYRNKSMIDDFIRTFPEALKSRGIDMLTPSEAASRFEPLKLPTLGTEQTIRYGINNALGNHAQQLYLRELVRIEEELSGLKENKNYRELKHIFGYLQQSEIFFSMNSGNIREGYERAVNYFSILSDFRRAVLEEGA, encoded by the coding sequence ATGAAAGCTGTATGCATCTGTATGGGAGTGCATCTGCCTTACAGTCCTAAGTGGTACTGGCCTGTAGAGGGATTTTTTGGGGTGCCTGAAATGGACCGGTATTTTGACCGGAATAGTATTTTTTCAAAATTTTTAAAAACAAGCCGACAGTTTTTACGCCTTAATGATCTGATTATGGAGTCCATAGAAAGAGGGGGAAAATATTCCTTTGATCTATCCGGGCCATTCCTTGGACAGTGTCGATGGGATCCCGAACTTCTCGAATCATTCCGCGAATTTGGGGAAAATGAGAGCGTGGAATTCACAGGGAGCTGTAGTTATCACTCTCTGAGTTCACTATATCCTGATCTTTCCTGGTTTAAGGAAGAAGTGCTCATTTATAGAGAAATGATCCGGGAATTACTGGATATCACCCCTAAAACCTTCGTAAACACAGAGATTCTGTACACCGAAAGAGTAGAGACGATTCTTACTGACCTGGGTTATAACTGCCTTATCGCCGAGGGGTCCAGGAATCTCATGAATGGATATGACCCTGTACATGTATTTGAAAACCATCTCCCGACTTTGTTGAGGCACATAAACCTGAGCGAAGACCTTGAACTGCGCTTTTCGGAAAAAAACTGGCAAGGCTATCCTCTTATTCCGGAAAAGTTTGCGGACTGGATTGCCAGCATGGAAGGTGACATCCTGACTCTTTATTTTAATTATACAAGCCTCTGTTTTCACTACAGAAACAAAAGCATGATAGACGATTTTATCAGGACGTTTCCAGAGGCCCTAAAGTCCAGGGGAATTGACATGCTCACACCTTCTGAAGCTGCCAGTAGATTTGAACCCTTAAAGCTTCCTACCCTGGGAACCGAACAGACAATCCGTTATGGGATAAATAACGCATTAGGTAACCATGCTCAACAGCTTTACCTGCGAGAACTGGTAAGAATCGAAGAGGAACTCTCAGGGCTTAAAGAAAATAAGAACTATCGAGAACTTAAACATATATTCGGTTACCTTCAGCAGAGTGAAATCTTTTTTTCTATGAATTCTGGGAATATCAGGGAAGGATATGAAAGGGCTGTCAATTACTTTTCCATCCTGTCCGATTTCAGGAGAGCTGTGCTGGAGGAGGGAGCATGA
- the purL gene encoding phosphoribosylformylglycinamidine synthase subunit PurL, producing MLPEEDLKIIKKELGREPTLVEQGCFLNLWSEHCSYRSSAPLLKTFTSTGENVIIGPGDDAAIIKFDDGYVLAIGMESHNHPSYVDPYNGAATGIGGIVRDIISMGARPIALMDPLYFGPLDTPKNMFLFEQIIKGIAGYGNCIGVPVVNGETFFDRKYSGNPLVNVVAVGLCREDEVITARSQKAGNKLVLAGSSTGKDGLGGASFASRDLSESAEAEDRPSVQVGDPYTEKLVIEMTLEAMEKGYIKSCKDLGAAGLGGASAELAAKGGLGAYIIADAVTQREPNMNAYEILLAESQERMVFEVAPEDVDAVLALVAKYDLNGAVVGYLTEKPNYTVEFKGEVVVDIPIDFLTGGAPTCEKSSVAPIPQVEESKAPETPEDLKAAFLKVISSYNIASKEWIYRQYDHEVQLRTVVKPGEDSGVLKITDEKGLVLSCGCQPRATLLDPYNGGKNIVIENVMNLAVKGAEGLAIVNCLNFGNPDRPEIYWQLKNSVLGLGDGARELSIPVVGGNVSLYNESDEFKTAILPTPSIGIIGKVNLETLLPSSFFAKSGDTIILVGETTADLGGSEYYACFEAQNAGKVPSVPKNAPEIIKAVIEAARSGKLSSAHDLYLGGIAAGLARMCKNSGAKVDLSEVSELKAEELLFSEAPARALLATGEPETVLEILKDVPHMIIGKVEGNSLEVKGKDFEISLSLKEISYAYDSLTRFMMR from the coding sequence ATGTTACCTGAAGAAGACCTTAAGATCATTAAAAAAGAACTGGGGCGAGAGCCCACCCTGGTAGAACAGGGCTGCTTTTTAAATTTATGGAGCGAACACTGTTCCTACCGCTCAAGTGCCCCTCTCCTGAAAACTTTTACCAGTACGGGCGAAAATGTGATTATTGGCCCGGGGGACGATGCTGCAATTATAAAATTTGATGATGGCTATGTACTTGCTATAGGTATGGAAAGCCATAACCACCCTTCATATGTCGACCCCTACAACGGAGCTGCTACCGGTATAGGAGGTATCGTAAGAGATATAATCTCCATGGGAGCCCGTCCAATAGCCCTTATGGACCCCCTCTATTTCGGACCTCTTGACACTCCAAAAAATATGTTTCTCTTTGAACAGATAATTAAGGGAATTGCAGGGTATGGAAACTGCATAGGAGTGCCAGTGGTCAATGGTGAGACTTTCTTTGACCGAAAATACAGTGGGAACCCTCTTGTAAATGTTGTTGCAGTAGGGCTCTGCCGGGAAGATGAGGTCATAACTGCCCGCTCCCAGAAAGCCGGAAACAAGCTTGTGCTCGCAGGCTCCAGCACAGGAAAAGACGGACTTGGAGGAGCTTCTTTTGCCTCCAGAGACCTTTCCGAATCAGCCGAAGCGGAAGACCGTCCGAGCGTCCAGGTGGGAGACCCATATACTGAAAAGCTCGTAATTGAAATGACGCTGGAAGCCATGGAGAAAGGTTATATAAAATCCTGCAAAGACCTGGGAGCTGCTGGTCTTGGAGGAGCAAGCGCAGAACTGGCTGCAAAGGGAGGACTTGGAGCCTACATTATTGCAGATGCCGTGACCCAGCGCGAACCCAATATGAATGCTTATGAAATCCTGCTTGCAGAATCTCAGGAACGCATGGTCTTTGAAGTAGCTCCTGAAGACGTTGATGCCGTACTTGCTCTGGTAGCAAAGTACGACCTTAATGGGGCCGTAGTAGGATACTTAACAGAGAAACCAAACTATACGGTTGAATTCAAAGGGGAAGTCGTTGTAGATATTCCAATTGATTTCCTGACAGGCGGAGCTCCGACCTGCGAGAAATCTTCAGTAGCTCCTATTCCTCAGGTTGAAGAAAGTAAAGCCCCCGAAACTCCGGAAGACCTTAAGGCAGCCTTCCTGAAAGTTATCTCTTCCTACAATATTGCCTCAAAAGAATGGATCTACAGGCAGTACGACCATGAAGTCCAGTTAAGAACAGTTGTCAAACCCGGAGAAGATTCTGGCGTGCTCAAGATAACTGATGAAAAAGGACTCGTACTTTCCTGCGGCTGCCAGCCAAGAGCTACCCTTCTTGACCCCTATAACGGAGGAAAGAATATAGTAATTGAAAACGTCATGAACCTTGCAGTAAAAGGGGCTGAAGGGCTTGCAATTGTAAACTGCCTGAACTTTGGGAACCCGGATCGCCCGGAAATCTACTGGCAACTCAAAAACTCCGTACTTGGACTTGGAGATGGGGCAAGGGAACTCTCAATCCCGGTCGTGGGAGGAAATGTATCCCTGTATAACGAAAGCGATGAATTTAAGACCGCAATTCTCCCAACTCCTTCAATAGGAATAATAGGGAAAGTCAACCTTGAGACTCTTCTCCCTTCAAGCTTCTTTGCAAAATCAGGAGACACCATCATCCTGGTAGGAGAGACAACTGCAGATCTGGGAGGTTCCGAATACTATGCCTGTTTCGAGGCCCAGAATGCCGGAAAAGTTCCTTCTGTCCCGAAAAATGCTCCTGAGATTATAAAAGCAGTAATCGAAGCGGCAAGAAGCGGAAAACTCAGCTCGGCACATGACCTTTACCTTGGAGGAATTGCAGCAGGACTTGCGAGGATGTGCAAGAATTCTGGTGCAAAGGTAGACTTGAGTGAAGTTTCAGAATTAAAAGCTGAGGAACTCTTATTCTCAGAAGCCCCGGCAAGAGCTCTACTTGCTACAGGTGAACCCGAAACTGTACTCGAAATCCTCAAAGATGTGCCTCATATGATTATCGGCAAAGTAGAAGGCAATTCCCTTGAGGTTAAAGGAAAAGACTTCGAGATTTCCCTATCCCTAAAAGAAATCTCCTATGCATACGACAGCTTGACAAGGTTTATGATGAGATAA
- a CDS encoding winged helix-turn-helix domain-containing protein: protein MNELNDLIGFVNGNSIRQKVLSLLSSKGEMEGTRVSKTLRVAHPTIAKTLDELEQKELITKKEEMYSLTESGVKVEKMIQQI, encoded by the coding sequence ATGAACGAATTGAACGATTTAATAGGTTTTGTAAACGGAAACAGTATAAGGCAAAAAGTGCTCTCCTTACTTTCCTCAAAAGGAGAAATGGAAGGGACAAGAGTATCAAAAACCCTGAGAGTTGCACATCCCACCATTGCAAAAACTCTCGATGAACTTGAACAGAAGGAATTAATTACTAAAAAAGAAGAAATGTACTCCCTTACCGAATCTGGAGTAAAAGTGGAAAAAATGATCCAGCAAATATAA
- the yciH gene encoding stress response translation initiation inhibitor YciH, whose product MSSGMCPVCGLPKELCICEEVAKEQQRITVKVNRRRYGKEVTVVEGFDASEIDLHELSTYLKSKFACGGTVKGNTVELQGNHLARMKEVLMEKGFSAEQIKN is encoded by the coding sequence ATGAGCAGCGGAATGTGCCCAGTATGTGGGCTTCCAAAAGAACTTTGCATTTGCGAAGAAGTTGCAAAAGAGCAACAGAGAATTACTGTGAAAGTTAATAGAAGAAGATATGGCAAAGAAGTTACCGTTGTTGAAGGTTTCGATGCAAGTGAAATTGATCTTCATGAACTGTCCACTTATCTTAAATCAAAGTTTGCATGCGGCGGTACGGTAAAAGGAAATACTGTGGAACTTCAGGGTAATCACCTGGCCCGCATGAAAGAAGTCCTCATGGAAAAGGGTTTCTCTGCTGAACAAATCAAAAACTAA
- a CDS encoding transcriptional regulator, whose amino-acid sequence MKTTCEIMVQKVLPAIRAELSRTMIFEHGCTQQDVADVLELSRAAVSQYVSEKRGAEVDFSEETQNEIRKFASVLLNKDLSSQEKVDGMCNVCKFVQKSGWLYRNAPEAKACIICEDTDLK is encoded by the coding sequence ATGAAAACAACATGTGAAATTATGGTACAGAAAGTCTTGCCCGCAATAAGGGCAGAACTTTCCAGAACAATGATTTTTGAGCATGGGTGCACGCAGCAGGATGTAGCGGACGTCCTAGAGCTTTCAAGGGCTGCGGTATCCCAGTACGTGAGTGAAAAGCGTGGGGCTGAGGTTGATTTTTCCGAGGAGACTCAGAACGAAATTCGGAAATTTGCATCAGTGCTTCTAAATAAAGACTTATCCTCTCAGGAAAAGGTAGATGGCATGTGCAATGTTTGCAAGTTTGTTCAGAAATCCGGTTGGCTATACAGGAACGCTCCTGAAGCTAAAGCCTGTATCATCTGCGAGGATACGGATTTAAAGTGA
- a CDS encoding Nre family DNA repair protein, whose translation MNGTLCVKCKGKGLCGRPRCPILEKFKSFQSIAPVVSGDSVFGASPPAVFVGSFGYPRVSAGPLIPPLANESEASVFEDTSAWANMQIEDIISIRSRMVRANTNFHVKDARSKENPLLVKAQELALSRKPVDTEAWFFKAPKQELKFDAVLTPMGPSGLVKNFELAENPNVPKKVDYLVYDTDALAKDAVLELYKGDIPAEHITRLFSIGLLGKERKIVPTRWSITAVDDMAGKELADRVKDFPWTSEIQLFSGTHFGNHFEVLILPRAYSFELIEIWLPKAVWSGESSWIGEDSESYDGKKGYSPLAGGYYASRLPVLEYLTEIKRQASVFVLREITPDYWAPLGVWVVREGMRKALRNPPKKFDSLEAAVSDLAGRISTPKAEWMQQAKILSDFRFQTTLDFFLKT comes from the coding sequence GTGAATGGAACACTGTGTGTCAAATGTAAAGGAAAAGGACTTTGTGGGCGTCCCCGTTGTCCAATTCTTGAAAAATTCAAATCTTTTCAGTCTATCGCTCCTGTAGTCTCGGGAGATTCGGTTTTTGGAGCATCCCCTCCTGCTGTTTTTGTCGGAAGTTTTGGTTACCCAAGGGTTTCGGCAGGCCCGCTCATTCCCCCTCTGGCAAATGAGAGCGAAGCTTCAGTTTTTGAAGATACTTCAGCCTGGGCAAACATGCAGATTGAAGACATTATCTCCATACGTTCCCGTATGGTCAGGGCAAACACAAATTTCCATGTAAAAGACGCCCGCAGCAAAGAAAACCCCCTCCTTGTAAAGGCGCAGGAACTTGCCCTCTCCAGAAAGCCGGTGGATACCGAAGCCTGGTTTTTTAAAGCCCCTAAACAGGAACTCAAATTCGATGCCGTACTGACGCCTATGGGTCCTTCAGGGCTTGTCAAAAACTTTGAGCTTGCAGAAAATCCAAATGTTCCGAAAAAAGTGGATTACCTTGTCTACGACACTGACGCCCTGGCAAAAGATGCAGTGCTTGAGCTCTATAAAGGAGATATCCCGGCTGAACATATTACTCGCCTGTTCTCAATTGGCCTGCTCGGAAAAGAAAGAAAAATCGTGCCAACGCGCTGGTCAATTACAGCCGTGGATGATATGGCAGGAAAGGAACTTGCAGACCGCGTTAAGGATTTTCCCTGGACCTCAGAGATCCAGCTTTTTAGCGGGACCCATTTTGGGAACCATTTTGAAGTCCTTATCCTTCCACGGGCTTATTCCTTCGAACTTATAGAAATCTGGCTCCCAAAAGCCGTCTGGTCTGGAGAATCAAGCTGGATTGGAGAAGACAGTGAGAGTTACGATGGAAAAAAAGGTTATTCTCCTCTGGCTGGAGGCTATTATGCCTCACGGCTGCCTGTACTTGAATATCTGACAGAAATCAAAAGGCAGGCCTCGGTCTTCGTACTCCGGGAGATAACTCCGGATTACTGGGCCCCCCTTGGAGTTTGGGTCGTCAGGGAGGGTATGAGAAAAGCTCTCAGGAACCCTCCTAAAAAATTCGATTCTCTCGAAGCCGCAGTTTCAGATCTTGCAGGCAGGATAAGCACACCAAAAGCCGAATGGATGCAGCAGGCAAAGATACTTTCAGACTTCCGTTTTCAAACGACTCTGGACTTCTTTTTAAAAACATAA
- the purC gene encoding phosphoribosylaminoimidazolesuccinocarboxamide synthase, which yields MTREQLYSGKAKTIYKTDDPDTLITEFRNSLTAFNGEKKGEMEKKGYYNAQISKKLFEMLETEGIKTHFVEMLSDIDMLVKKVEIIKIEVIVRNIAAGSVTKRYPIKEGTVFKSPVLVFDFKNDEYGDPMLNDDIALALGLATKEELATLRELALKINGLLVPYLDKKGILLPDFKLEFGRRNGEIILADEISCDTCRFWDKKTGQSMDKDVFRFDKGDISKAYEEVARRIVPEIFE from the coding sequence ATGACAAGAGAACAGCTCTATTCAGGGAAAGCAAAAACTATCTATAAGACAGATGATCCCGACACCCTTATTACCGAATTCCGGAACAGTCTGACTGCATTTAACGGAGAAAAAAAAGGGGAAATGGAAAAGAAAGGGTATTATAACGCCCAAATCTCAAAAAAACTCTTTGAGATGCTCGAAACCGAGGGAATAAAAACTCATTTTGTCGAAATGCTTTCTGACATCGATATGCTTGTGAAGAAAGTCGAGATTATAAAAATCGAGGTCATTGTCAGGAATATTGCCGCAGGTTCGGTTACAAAAAGATATCCCATTAAAGAAGGCACGGTTTTTAAGTCTCCTGTACTTGTTTTTGACTTCAAAAACGATGAGTATGGGGATCCCATGCTAAATGACGATATTGCTCTTGCACTTGGGTTAGCAACAAAGGAAGAACTCGCCACACTCCGGGAACTCGCTCTGAAAATTAACGGATTGCTTGTGCCTTATCTTGACAAAAAAGGTATCTTACTTCCGGATTTCAAACTAGAATTCGGAAGGAGGAATGGAGAAATCATCCTTGCAGATGAGATTTCCTGTGATACCTGCCGTTTCTGGGACAAGAAGACCGGGCAGTCAATGGATAAAGATGTCTTCAGATTTGATAAAGGCGACATTTCCAAAGCTTACGAAGAAGTTGCACGGCGCATAGTGCCCGAAATCTTTGAATAA
- a CDS encoding ATP-binding protein: MSGPILDILELLLTAEIYNRYPELDVNDLPKNIRKNYWNSTEKTVPKPITATFIRIEKLYGLKDIEKIVRNVPFINTDKSHFELRLSAFELAAEWFEKQEGSQERIENNPVLAYYFEKIRKDEAANYALAKSKMRPKEVDREWIESLVAEIRKEDKGEDMLKLVVIIAPEDVRQKVKDLVLTEEQKNEVEKITKAIEHREYLREIGLHDIGKLLFVGPPGTGKTSVARALSERLSIPFVEVKLSMITDQYLGETAKNIDRVFLLAKKLNPCILFIDELDFVAKARTSDENAAIKRAVNTLLKAIDEISLVDHGVLLIAATNHPRMLDSAAWRRFDEIVHFPLPDLEMRKDILNIVTRHIEGDYDTGEIAELTDGYSGSDLRVVIREAVLGALLEERKKLTQQDLLDAVDSFNERAGLKSEEYERKK, encoded by the coding sequence ATGTCAGGCCCTATATTAGATATCTTAGAACTACTGCTAACCGCAGAGATCTATAATCGCTATCCAGAACTGGATGTAAATGATCTCCCAAAAAACATTAGAAAAAATTACTGGAACAGCACAGAAAAAACAGTTCCCAAACCCATCACAGCCACGTTTATTCGTATTGAAAAACTGTACGGGCTTAAGGATATCGAGAAAATCGTCAGGAACGTTCCCTTCATAAATACTGACAAGTCTCACTTTGAACTTCGTCTGAGCGCTTTCGAACTTGCCGCAGAATGGTTTGAAAAGCAGGAAGGTTCTCAGGAACGGATCGAAAACAACCCTGTCCTGGCTTATTACTTTGAAAAAATAAGGAAGGACGAGGCCGCAAACTATGCACTTGCAAAGTCGAAAATGAGGCCCAAGGAAGTCGACAGAGAATGGATAGAGTCCCTGGTAGCGGAGATCCGGAAAGAGGACAAAGGCGAAGATATGCTGAAGCTCGTTGTCATTATCGCTCCTGAGGACGTAAGACAAAAAGTCAAAGACCTTGTGCTCACCGAAGAACAGAAGAACGAAGTTGAAAAGATCACTAAAGCCATCGAGCACAGAGAATACCTGCGGGAGATCGGCCTGCATGATATCGGAAAACTCCTGTTTGTCGGACCTCCCGGAACCGGAAAGACCTCAGTTGCCCGTGCACTTTCAGAACGGCTTTCAATCCCGTTTGTTGAGGTCAAACTCTCCATGATAACAGACCAGTATCTTGGTGAGACTGCAAAGAATATTGACAGAGTCTTTTTGCTTGCAAAGAAACTGAATCCCTGCATCCTTTTCATAGATGAGCTCGATTTCGTAGCAAAAGCAAGGACGTCTGACGAGAACGCTGCCATCAAGCGAGCAGTAAATACCCTCCTAAAGGCCATAGATGAAATCAGCCTTGTGGACCACGGAGTTCTTCTGATTGCCGCGACCAACCACCCTCGCATGCTTGATAGTGCAGCCTGGAGACGTTTTGATGAGATTGTTCATTTCCCCCTCCCTGACCTTGAGATGCGTAAAGATATACTAAATATAGTAACCCGACACATCGAAGGGGATTATGACACAGGAGAAATTGCAGAATTAACAGACGGCTATTCAGGTTCGGACCTGCGTGTAGTTATAAGGGAAGCCGTCCTGGGTGCTCTTCTCGAAGAGCGTAAAAAACTTACACAGCAGGACCTGCTGGACGCTGTAGACTCTTTCAATGAGAGAGCTGGCCTCAAGTCTGAAGAGTACGAAAGGAAGAAGTAA
- a CDS encoding MBL fold metallo-hydrolase — protein MRLTLLGTGDAVGTPKIGCKCPACEDARKGGKSQRLRFSILVESEKGKILIDTSPDLRQQFIKQNLSCIDGVIWTHGHYDHYSGFGEFYRVQNKVDVYGVQENIEYINQFVYFLKPRYHYVKLYEPFELIGLRFTLFKVTHPPVEVPTGVIIREGDKKVVITGDTNSEIPEASLELMKNPDLLIADAIVPPNIHIKKHMNSEEAMALAEQLNAKKIALIHLSHLFRPHHIESLFLPLGYDGQVFEF, from the coding sequence ATGAGGCTAACACTGCTTGGGACCGGCGATGCTGTCGGAACTCCTAAAATTGGATGTAAGTGCCCTGCCTGCGAAGACGCCCGAAAAGGTGGAAAGAGCCAGCGCCTTCGTTTTTCTATCCTTGTAGAGTCCGAGAAGGGCAAGATCCTCATTGACACCAGCCCTGATCTAAGGCAACAATTTATCAAACAAAACCTGTCCTGTATAGATGGAGTGATCTGGACACACGGACATTATGACCATTACTCCGGATTTGGAGAGTTCTACAGGGTTCAAAATAAGGTTGATGTTTATGGGGTTCAGGAAAATATTGAATACATAAATCAGTTCGTTTACTTCCTGAAACCCAGGTATCATTATGTGAAGCTCTATGAGCCCTTCGAACTAATCGGGCTGCGGTTCACTCTTTTTAAGGTCACCCACCCTCCTGTAGAGGTTCCTACAGGGGTTATAATCCGTGAAGGTGATAAAAAAGTAGTGATTACAGGAGATACAAACTCAGAAATTCCCGAAGCCAGCCTGGAGCTTATGAAAAATCCGGATCTTCTGATTGCCGATGCTATAGTGCCGCCAAATATTCATATTAAAAAACACATGAACTCCGAAGAGGCCATGGCACTTGCAGAGCAGCTCAATGCAAAAAAAATAGCTTTGATCCATCTCAGTCATTTATTTCGTCCTCATCATATCGAATCCTTATTTTTACCCCTTGGATACGACGGGCAGGTTTTTGAGTTTTAA